The following proteins are co-located in the Clavibacter capsici genome:
- a CDS encoding DHA2 family efflux MFS transporter permease subunit has translation MSTPPSADTRRDATPPAESTLPTRDRAASDRAATPEDERLPQGAPLVIGLLVVAAFVVILNETIMSVALPSLMVDLQITTATAQWLTTGFMLTMAVVIPATGFILQRFSTRQVFGAAMTLFSLGTLVAAIAPGFGVLLVGRIVQASGTAIMMPLLFTTVLNLVPAARRGRLMGVISIVIAVAPAIGPTVSGLILSSLSWRWMFWIVLPIALVALTLGLWRITNLTTPRKLPFDILSVVLSTLAFGGLIFGLSSLGESAEGNAPLPLWIPITVGVLALAAFIGRQVSLQREDRALMDLRTFRSRPFVVAIIMVSVSMMALFGSLIVLPLYLQNVLELGTLETGLLLLPGGALMAVLSPIVGRLFDRVGPRPLVIPGAVVVSIALWGMTTMLHEGTSIGWVIAVHLVLNAGLAFMFTPLLTSALGSLPPRLYSHGSATVSTMQQLAGAAGTALFVTVLTTTTVAGLADGQSEVTATAAGVQAAFMIGGFISLAAIVASFFVRRPAEPLPEGVAGH, from the coding sequence ATGAGCACGCCGCCCTCCGCCGACACCCGGCGCGACGCCACGCCGCCCGCCGAGTCGACCCTCCCCACCCGCGACCGGGCCGCGTCCGACCGCGCCGCCACCCCCGAGGACGAGCGCCTGCCGCAGGGCGCCCCGCTCGTCATCGGCCTGCTCGTCGTCGCCGCGTTCGTCGTGATCCTCAACGAGACGATCATGAGCGTCGCCCTGCCGAGCCTCATGGTCGACCTGCAGATCACCACCGCCACCGCGCAGTGGCTCACGACCGGCTTCATGCTGACGATGGCCGTCGTGATCCCCGCGACCGGCTTCATCCTCCAGCGCTTCTCCACGCGCCAGGTCTTCGGCGCCGCCATGACGCTGTTCTCGCTCGGCACGCTCGTCGCGGCCATCGCACCCGGCTTCGGCGTGCTGCTCGTCGGCCGCATCGTGCAGGCCAGCGGCACGGCGATCATGATGCCGCTGCTGTTCACGACCGTGCTCAACCTGGTGCCCGCCGCGCGCCGCGGCCGCCTCATGGGCGTCATCTCCATCGTCATCGCGGTCGCCCCGGCGATCGGCCCGACGGTGTCCGGCCTCATCCTCAGCTCGCTCTCGTGGCGCTGGATGTTCTGGATCGTGCTGCCCATCGCGTTGGTCGCGCTCACGCTCGGCCTCTGGAGGATCACGAACCTCACGACCCCGCGGAAGCTGCCGTTCGACATCCTCTCCGTGGTGCTCTCCACGCTCGCGTTCGGCGGCCTGATCTTCGGCCTCTCGAGCCTGGGCGAGTCGGCCGAGGGCAACGCGCCCCTGCCGCTGTGGATCCCGATCACGGTCGGCGTGCTCGCGCTCGCCGCCTTCATCGGCCGCCAGGTCTCGCTGCAGCGCGAGGACCGCGCGCTCATGGACCTGCGCACCTTCCGCAGCCGCCCGTTCGTGGTCGCGATCATCATGGTGAGCGTCAGCATGATGGCGCTGTTCGGCAGCCTGATCGTCCTGCCGCTCTACCTGCAGAACGTGCTCGAGCTCGGCACCCTCGAGACGGGCCTCCTGCTCCTCCCCGGCGGCGCGCTCATGGCGGTCCTGTCGCCCATCGTGGGTCGCCTGTTCGACCGCGTCGGGCCGCGCCCTCTCGTGATCCCCGGCGCCGTCGTCGTGAGCATCGCCCTCTGGGGCATGACCACGATGCTGCACGAGGGCACGTCGATCGGCTGGGTCATCGCGGTGCACCTGGTGCTCAACGCCGGCCTCGCGTTCATGTTCACGCCGCTGCTCACCTCGGCCCTCGGATCCCTGCCGCCGCGCCTCTACTCGCACGGCAGCGCGACGGTCTCGACCATGCAGCAGCTGGCGGGCGCCGCGGGCACGGCCCTCTTCGTCACGGTGCTCACGACCACGACGGTCGCCGGCCTCGCCGACGGGCAGTCGGAGGTCACGGCCACCGCGGCCGGCGTGCAGGCGGCCTTCATGATCGGCGGGTTCATCTCGCTCGCCGCCATCGTCGCCTCGTTCTTCGTCCGTCGCCCGGCGGAGCCGCTGCCGGAGGGCGTGGCGGGGCACTAG
- a CDS encoding TetR/AcrR family transcriptional regulator: protein MTETRGASPDRRESAVSAANFPDPGADPSTNPDPGASAGAAPRGRYSTGVRRRAEIVDAAVRVFGVRGYGAATIKEIADEVGVSPAAVLRYFRKEELLTEVLREWDRQQPFVSEAAPGLPALRAFVDLMRYHVQHRGFLELYLTFATETSDATHPAHAYMRGRYARTIAQIRRRIGEAVALGQVPEMDEATLEYEAACFLAILDGLEIQWIHNPALDLPALVGEYVEQSIARWSRGTRADVRPGSASWD, encoded by the coding sequence GTGACCGAGACGAGAGGCGCCTCCCCGGATCGCCGGGAATCCGCGGTATCGGCGGCAAACTTTCCTGATCCCGGTGCGGATCCGAGCACGAACCCCGATCCGGGCGCCTCCGCGGGCGCCGCGCCCCGCGGCCGCTACTCGACGGGCGTGCGTCGGCGCGCGGAGATCGTCGACGCCGCCGTGCGCGTGTTCGGCGTTCGCGGCTACGGCGCCGCGACGATCAAGGAGATCGCCGACGAGGTGGGCGTCTCCCCCGCTGCCGTGCTGCGCTACTTCCGGAAGGAGGAGCTCCTCACGGAGGTGCTGCGCGAGTGGGACCGGCAGCAGCCGTTCGTCTCGGAGGCGGCGCCGGGCCTGCCCGCGCTCCGCGCCTTCGTCGACCTCATGCGGTACCACGTGCAGCACCGGGGCTTCCTCGAGCTGTACCTGACCTTCGCGACCGAGACCAGCGACGCGACGCACCCCGCCCACGCGTACATGCGCGGCCGGTACGCGCGCACCATCGCGCAGATCCGCCGCCGCATCGGCGAGGCCGTGGCGCTCGGGCAGGTCCCGGAGATGGACGAGGCCACGCTCGAGTACGAGGCGGCGTGCTTCCTCGCGATCCTCGACGGCCTCGAGATCCAGTGGATCCACAACCCGGCGCTCGACCTGCCGGCCCTCGTGGGCGAGTACGTGGAGCAGTCGATCGCGCGGTGGAGCCGCGGGACGCGGGCGGACGTCCGGCCCGGCTCCGCGTCCTGGGACTGA
- a CDS encoding glycoside hydrolase family 2 protein, with amino-acid sequence MTDTTTPVIPKPEHPRPQTTRPDWLVLNGTWSFERDRGDSGLERGLLERELAEEILVPFAPESTASGIGDVDFLTAVWYRRTVRIPAGWSGRRVLLHFGAVDHDATVWVGGEEVARHRGGFTSFTADLGVRADEEELTITVRARDTRDEPQARGKQATWFENTSCFYTRTTGIWQTVWLEPVPEAHIRSVHVEPQLGDTSFTVTPELAPRTSGLRFEAVLQDAAGEITRAAVPASLGARVVLRIPEDRVRPWSPEDPHLYDIALRLVDADGEAVDEVASYGGLRSIAIDGRDVLLNGRRVFQRLVLDQGYWPDTLMTSPDDAALVRDIELSMAAGFNGARLHQKVFEERFLFHADRLGYLVWGEFGDWGAGGGMERDAQKPTASFITQWIEAVTRDRSHPSIVGWCPLNETYQAIHDRITQLDDVTAGMYLATKAADPSRPVLDASGYSHRVRSADVYDSHSYEQDPEAFRREQAGLAEGRPFVNDLDGRAISVPYAGQPFFLSEYGGIWWNPAEIDRPQADASDPARAVSWGYGERVADVEEWHARFRGLTEVLLEDPLMFGYCFTQLTDTFQEQNGIYDFDRRPKFDIARIREVQEQRAAYEMRDDEA; translated from the coding sequence GTGACCGACACCACCACCCCCGTCATCCCCAAGCCCGAGCACCCGCGGCCGCAGACGACCCGTCCCGACTGGCTGGTCCTCAACGGCACGTGGAGCTTCGAGCGCGACCGCGGCGACAGCGGCCTCGAGCGCGGGCTGCTCGAGCGGGAGCTGGCCGAGGAGATCCTCGTGCCGTTCGCCCCGGAGTCCACCGCGTCGGGCATCGGCGACGTCGACTTCCTCACGGCGGTCTGGTACCGCCGCACCGTGCGGATCCCTGCCGGCTGGAGCGGCCGCCGCGTCCTCCTGCACTTCGGCGCGGTCGACCACGACGCGACCGTGTGGGTGGGCGGCGAGGAGGTCGCCCGGCACCGCGGCGGCTTCACGTCGTTCACGGCCGACCTCGGCGTGCGCGCCGACGAGGAGGAGCTGACCATCACCGTCCGCGCCCGCGACACCCGCGACGAGCCGCAGGCCCGCGGCAAGCAGGCCACGTGGTTCGAGAACACCTCGTGCTTCTACACGCGCACCACCGGGATCTGGCAGACGGTGTGGCTGGAGCCGGTGCCCGAGGCGCACATCCGCTCCGTGCACGTCGAGCCGCAGCTCGGCGACACCTCCTTCACCGTGACGCCCGAGCTCGCGCCGCGCACCTCGGGCCTGCGGTTCGAGGCCGTGCTCCAGGACGCGGCCGGCGAGATCACGCGCGCCGCCGTGCCCGCGAGCCTCGGCGCCCGGGTCGTCCTGCGGATCCCCGAGGACCGCGTTCGCCCGTGGTCGCCCGAGGACCCGCACCTCTACGACATCGCGCTGCGCCTGGTCGACGCCGACGGCGAGGCGGTCGACGAGGTCGCCTCCTACGGCGGCCTCCGCTCCATCGCGATCGACGGCCGCGACGTGCTCCTCAACGGCCGCCGCGTCTTCCAGCGGCTCGTCCTCGACCAGGGCTACTGGCCGGACACCCTCATGACCTCCCCCGACGACGCCGCGCTCGTCCGCGACATCGAGCTGTCGATGGCGGCCGGCTTCAACGGCGCGCGCCTGCACCAGAAGGTGTTCGAGGAGCGCTTCCTCTTCCACGCCGACCGGCTGGGCTACCTCGTCTGGGGCGAGTTCGGCGACTGGGGCGCGGGCGGCGGCATGGAGCGCGACGCGCAGAAGCCGACGGCGTCGTTCATCACCCAGTGGATCGAGGCGGTCACGCGCGACCGCTCGCACCCGTCGATCGTCGGCTGGTGCCCGCTGAACGAGACGTACCAGGCGATCCACGACCGCATCACGCAGCTCGACGACGTGACCGCCGGCATGTACCTGGCCACGAAGGCGGCGGATCCATCGCGTCCCGTCCTCGACGCGTCCGGCTACTCCCACCGCGTCCGCTCCGCCGACGTCTACGACTCGCACTCCTACGAGCAGGACCCGGAGGCGTTCCGCCGCGAGCAGGCGGGCCTCGCCGAGGGCCGCCCCTTCGTCAACGACCTCGACGGCCGAGCGATCTCCGTGCCGTACGCCGGCCAGCCCTTCTTCCTCTCGGAGTACGGCGGCATCTGGTGGAACCCGGCCGAGATCGACCGCCCGCAGGCGGATGCGAGCGACCCTGCACGCGCCGTCTCGTGGGGCTACGGCGAGCGCGTCGCCGACGTCGAGGAGTGGCATGCCCGGTTCCGCGGCCTCACCGAGGTGCTGCTCGAGGATCCGCTCATGTTCGGCTACTGCTTCACGCAGCTCACCGACACGTTCCAGGAGCAGAACGGCATCTACGACTTCGACCGCCGGCCGAAGTTCGACATCGCGCGCATCCGCGAGGTGCAGGAGCAGCGGGCGGCGTACGAGATGCGCGACGACGAGGCGTAG
- a CDS encoding ABC transporter substrate-binding protein — translation MPQQSSSAFGNGLTRRSLLSAGVGAAAVGLLAACSGGGGGASGAGAPLKFWNMPWGAPAFLTEDKAISAAYKPASGMGGVSYQQVQWANFTQTFSTAVAANNGPAVSSGGGTTAFLFEAQGKIAYADDLIETWKGNGIYDDFLPGLVDTLKTANGYAAVPYNLDMRMYWYRKDLLEKAGVEAPTDWDSYEAACAGLKKIGVYGYGTRSGAGAFTGFHQIVAHMINNGGGLFDPDQNPDVVTDKNIEAVEWVLGMVKNGYVDPRSATYTSDNAYQQMDAGTFGMLWDGAGATANVSPETAANMVVGDPLVGPGGEKGALYFPNNIMMYKSTPSQENSEAFLTYYYQNMKSLWTKQTGIGLPPLKSIADEAYADDANTTKILNDWQPISKTWGAPGSNTVFQNVTKVDGTQPTISFAQAVLGGTVTAREALEKLQKELDAGA, via the coding sequence ATGCCACAGCAGTCATCCAGCGCCTTCGGCAACGGCCTCACCCGACGATCCCTCCTGAGCGCCGGGGTCGGCGCCGCGGCGGTCGGCCTCCTCGCCGCGTGCAGCGGCGGAGGCGGAGGCGCCTCGGGCGCCGGCGCACCCCTCAAGTTCTGGAACATGCCCTGGGGCGCGCCCGCCTTCCTCACCGAGGACAAGGCGATCTCCGCGGCCTACAAGCCCGCGAGCGGCATGGGCGGGGTCAGCTACCAGCAGGTCCAGTGGGCCAACTTCACGCAGACGTTCTCCACCGCGGTCGCGGCGAACAACGGTCCGGCCGTCAGCTCCGGAGGCGGGACGACGGCGTTCCTCTTCGAGGCGCAGGGCAAGATCGCGTACGCGGACGACCTCATCGAGACGTGGAAGGGCAACGGCATCTACGACGACTTCCTCCCGGGCCTCGTCGACACCCTGAAGACGGCCAACGGCTACGCGGCCGTCCCGTACAACCTCGACATGCGCATGTACTGGTACCGCAAGGACCTCCTCGAGAAGGCCGGCGTCGAGGCGCCCACCGACTGGGACTCCTACGAGGCCGCGTGCGCCGGGCTCAAGAAGATCGGCGTCTACGGCTACGGCACCCGCTCGGGCGCCGGCGCCTTCACCGGCTTCCACCAGATCGTCGCCCACATGATCAACAACGGCGGCGGCCTGTTCGACCCCGACCAGAACCCCGACGTCGTCACGGACAAGAACATCGAGGCCGTCGAGTGGGTGCTCGGCATGGTGAAGAACGGCTACGTGGATCCCCGCAGCGCCACCTACACCTCCGACAACGCGTACCAGCAGATGGACGCCGGCACCTTCGGCATGCTCTGGGACGGCGCGGGCGCCACGGCCAACGTGAGCCCGGAAACCGCGGCGAACATGGTGGTCGGCGACCCGCTCGTGGGCCCCGGCGGCGAGAAGGGCGCGCTCTACTTCCCGAACAACATCATGATGTACAAGTCGACGCCCAGCCAGGAGAACAGCGAGGCGTTCCTCACGTACTACTACCAGAACATGAAGTCGCTCTGGACGAAGCAGACCGGCATCGGCCTGCCCCCGCTGAAGTCCATCGCCGACGAGGCGTACGCGGACGACGCGAACACCACCAAGATCCTCAACGACTGGCAGCCGATCTCGAAGACGTGGGGCGCCCCCGGCTCGAACACGGTGTTCCAGAACGTGACCAAGGTGGACGGCACGCAGCCGACGATCTCGTTCGCGCAGGCCGTGCTCGGCGGCACGGTCACCGCGAGGGAGGCTCTCGAGAAGCTGCAGAAGGAACTGGACGCGGGCGCGTGA
- a CDS encoding Gfo/Idh/MocA family protein, with translation MGEVVFGVGLIGAGPVGQAIHLPTLARMADRFRVVHVMDVDADVAERVAARAGARHSTDADALIRDPAVDVVVIGSPNRFHAEQVVAACRAGKRAVLCEKPLAVTVEEGEAIARASAEHGVPVVVGTMHAFDPAWIAAVDAWDASGDVPHTVRISAVIPPNPDSEDSATEIVGRPAPRAAGEPDVEAQALAVSGGVLGLAIHDLPLARRLLPDARPRVISARALRPWGYEIVAMVGGSVLEVHGIGGASWDPEWTLDAVARDRSLHLDFSLSYVHAGSSTATLMGARGTTGWGPYPDNGYLGEWEHVHDVVTGAAEPVPMSVLLADLALAIDIADQAAALIRADVAVVSGSAAEPRRTGVAA, from the coding sequence GTGGGCGAAGTGGTGTTCGGTGTGGGCCTCATCGGGGCCGGACCGGTAGGGCAGGCGATCCACCTGCCCACGTTGGCGCGCATGGCCGACCGCTTCCGCGTCGTCCACGTGATGGACGTCGACGCCGACGTCGCCGAGCGGGTCGCGGCCCGGGCGGGTGCCCGGCACTCGACCGACGCGGACGCGCTCATCCGGGATCCGGCCGTCGACGTGGTCGTCATCGGCAGCCCGAACCGCTTCCACGCCGAGCAGGTCGTCGCCGCGTGCCGCGCGGGCAAGCGCGCGGTGCTGTGCGAGAAGCCGCTCGCCGTCACCGTCGAGGAGGGCGAGGCCATCGCGCGCGCCTCCGCCGAGCACGGCGTGCCCGTCGTCGTCGGCACGATGCACGCGTTCGACCCCGCGTGGATCGCCGCGGTCGACGCCTGGGACGCCTCGGGCGACGTGCCGCACACCGTCCGCATCTCGGCCGTCATCCCGCCGAACCCCGACTCCGAGGACTCCGCCACCGAGATCGTCGGCCGGCCCGCACCCCGCGCGGCGGGCGAGCCGGACGTGGAGGCGCAGGCGCTCGCCGTCTCCGGTGGTGTGCTCGGCCTCGCCATCCACGACCTCCCGCTCGCGCGGCGCCTCCTGCCCGACGCCCGGCCGCGCGTGATCAGCGCCCGCGCCCTCCGGCCGTGGGGCTACGAGATCGTCGCCATGGTCGGCGGGAGCGTGCTCGAGGTGCACGGCATCGGCGGCGCCTCGTGGGATCCCGAGTGGACGCTCGACGCCGTCGCGCGCGACCGCTCGCTCCACCTCGACTTCTCCCTCTCCTACGTGCACGCCGGATCCAGCACCGCCACGCTCATGGGCGCCCGCGGCACCACCGGCTGGGGCCCGTACCCGGACAACGGCTACCTCGGCGAGTGGGAGCACGTGCACGACGTGGTCACGGGCGCGGCCGAGCCGGTGCCGATGTCCGTGCTCCTCGCCGACCTCGCGCTCGCCATCGACATCGCCGACCAGGCCGCCGCGCTCATCCGGGCGGACGTGGCCGTCGTGTCGGGATCCGCCGCCGAGCCCCGCCGGACGGGGGTCGCCGCATGA
- a CDS encoding carbohydrate ABC transporter permease → MAVDTRVADKIGLARRGVGVAGSGRPPGAPRKGSGKTPLGRAGATLALFALPSLILLILLNVYPVVYSFLQSLQQGTPSTLPWETPFVGFQNYANVITSESFRNATTFTIVFTLVGVFGSWIVGLALALLLRTRIPANGLFKVLLLLPWIVPVVVSSTSWNWLVATPQSPVPIILETLGFPDANFLGDPLLAQIVVCVFKVWISFPFMLMMMSSALASVDTNVYEAAKMDGASAWQAFRGVTLPIISRTTYISWVLMTIFCVNDFPTIFLLTQGGPVNATTSLIVLAYQQAFQNLQTGPATAVAFMMTAVLVLVSTLLYRQIKKADIE, encoded by the coding sequence ATGGCGGTGGACACGCGCGTCGCCGACAAGATCGGGCTGGCCCGGCGCGGGGTCGGCGTCGCCGGCTCCGGCCGGCCGCCCGGCGCGCCCCGCAAGGGCTCCGGCAAGACGCCGCTCGGCCGGGCGGGCGCGACGCTGGCGCTGTTCGCGCTGCCGTCGCTGATCCTGCTGATCCTCCTGAACGTCTACCCGGTCGTCTACTCGTTCCTGCAGTCGCTGCAGCAGGGCACGCCGTCGACGCTCCCGTGGGAGACGCCGTTCGTCGGCTTCCAGAACTACGCGAACGTGATCACGTCGGAGTCGTTCCGCAACGCGACCACGTTCACGATCGTGTTCACGCTCGTGGGCGTGTTCGGCTCGTGGATCGTGGGCCTCGCCCTCGCGCTGCTGCTGCGCACCCGGATCCCGGCCAACGGGCTCTTCAAGGTGCTGCTGCTCCTGCCGTGGATCGTCCCGGTGGTCGTGTCGTCGACCTCGTGGAACTGGCTGGTGGCGACGCCGCAGAGCCCGGTGCCGATCATCCTGGAGACGCTCGGGTTCCCCGACGCGAACTTCCTCGGCGACCCGCTGCTCGCGCAGATCGTGGTCTGCGTGTTCAAGGTCTGGATCAGCTTCCCGTTCATGCTGATGATGATGTCCTCGGCGCTCGCGTCGGTGGACACCAACGTCTACGAGGCGGCGAAGATGGACGGCGCGAGCGCCTGGCAGGCGTTCCGCGGCGTGACCCTCCCGATCATCTCCCGCACCACGTACATCAGCTGGGTGCTGATGACGATCTTCTGCGTCAACGACTTCCCGACGATCTTCCTGCTCACGCAGGGCGGTCCCGTGAACGCGACGACGTCGCTGATCGTGCTGGCGTACCAGCAGGCGTTCCAGAACCTGCAGACCGGACCGGCGACCGCGGTGGCGTTCATGATGACGGCGGTGCTCGTCCTCGTGTCGACGCTGCTGTACCGGCAGATCAAGAAGGCGGACATCGAATGA
- a CDS encoding NAD-dependent succinate-semialdehyde dehydrogenase, protein MSSYAVTDPTTGERVAEHPEITDAELQEAIAAAEGAYRAWSRRTSIAQRAALLARVAELHTERRDELARIIVREMGKPLDQALGEVDFAADILGYYARGAEELLADEPIALADGTGSAFVRRSGLGVLLGIMPWNFPYYQVARFAGPAIVTGNTILLKHAPQCPESAEAIQSMYRDAAAELGADPGVYVSVLATNAQIEGVIADPRVQGVSVTGSERAGAAVAEIAGRHLKKVVLELGGSDPFILLSTDDLDAVVADAVAARLDNNGQSCNGAKRFLVIDHLYDEFAARFTAALTAAQPTDPMADGTLLGPLSSRAATERLTEQLARAVDQGATVLASGEPVGNMFPPAVLADVTPEMDAYREEFFGPVAALYRVASEEEAVVLANDTSFGLGSYVYTTDPEQALRVADGIDAGMVWVNLVLGDAAELPFGGVKRSGSGRELGRHAVDEFANRKLIRIA, encoded by the coding sequence ATGAGCAGCTACGCCGTCACCGATCCGACCACCGGCGAGAGGGTCGCCGAGCATCCCGAGATCACCGACGCGGAGCTGCAGGAGGCCATCGCCGCCGCCGAGGGCGCCTACCGCGCCTGGTCGCGCCGCACCTCGATCGCCCAGCGCGCCGCCCTCCTGGCCCGCGTCGCCGAGCTGCACACCGAGCGCCGTGACGAGCTGGCGCGGATCATCGTGCGCGAGATGGGCAAGCCCCTCGACCAGGCGCTCGGCGAGGTCGACTTCGCCGCCGACATCCTCGGCTACTACGCCCGCGGCGCCGAGGAGCTCCTCGCCGACGAGCCGATCGCGCTCGCCGACGGCACCGGATCCGCGTTCGTGCGCCGCTCCGGCCTCGGCGTGCTGCTCGGGATCATGCCGTGGAACTTCCCGTACTACCAGGTGGCCCGGTTCGCCGGCCCCGCCATCGTGACCGGGAACACGATCCTGCTGAAGCACGCGCCGCAGTGCCCCGAGTCGGCCGAGGCGATCCAGAGCATGTACCGCGACGCGGCGGCGGAGCTCGGCGCCGACCCGGGCGTCTACGTCAGCGTGCTCGCGACGAACGCGCAGATCGAGGGCGTCATCGCCGACCCGCGCGTGCAGGGCGTCTCCGTCACGGGATCCGAGCGGGCGGGCGCCGCCGTCGCCGAGATCGCGGGCCGGCACCTCAAGAAGGTCGTGCTCGAGCTCGGCGGATCCGACCCGTTCATCCTCCTGTCGACCGACGACCTCGACGCCGTCGTCGCCGACGCGGTGGCGGCCCGCCTCGACAACAACGGCCAGTCCTGCAACGGTGCCAAGCGCTTCCTCGTCATCGACCACCTGTACGACGAGTTCGCGGCCCGCTTCACGGCAGCGCTGACGGCTGCCCAGCCTACGGATCCGATGGCCGACGGCACCCTGCTCGGCCCGCTCTCCTCGCGCGCCGCGACCGAGCGCCTCACGGAGCAGCTCGCCCGCGCGGTCGACCAGGGCGCCACCGTGCTCGCGAGCGGCGAGCCCGTCGGCAACATGTTCCCGCCCGCGGTGCTCGCCGACGTGACGCCCGAGATGGACGCCTACCGGGAGGAGTTCTTCGGGCCCGTCGCCGCGCTGTACCGCGTCGCGTCGGAGGAGGAGGCTGTCGTGCTCGCCAACGACACCTCTTTCGGCCTCGGCTCGTACGTCTACACGACGGATCCGGAGCAGGCCCTGCGCGTCGCCGACGGCATCGACGCGGGCATGGTCTGGGTCAACCTCGTGCTCGGCGACGCGGCCGAGCTCCCGTTCGGCGGCGTGAAGCGCTCGGGCTCGGGCCGCGAGCTCGGCCGCCACGCGGTCGACGAGTTCGCGAACCGGAAGCTGATCCGCATCGCCTGA
- a CDS encoding TetR/AcrR family transcriptional regulator — MATTTEISEAALSLFEQRGMAATTIHDIAQAAGVSDRTCFRYFPSKEESVLTLHPVFDAPLDAWLADVDRGSAPLPQLEAVYQKVLASLDGDLSAIAHQQLRVRRLMAAEPQLRSTAVSIDATRSWELAERITTAFGGRITAQEARLVTELAGVAVRAAIDEWADARTAGLDTTLVASYAAVRRRLRDIAGTGAA, encoded by the coding sequence ATGGCGACGACCACCGAGATCAGCGAGGCCGCGCTCTCCCTCTTCGAGCAGCGCGGCATGGCGGCCACCACCATCCACGACATCGCGCAGGCCGCGGGCGTCTCCGACCGCACGTGCTTCCGCTACTTCCCGAGCAAGGAGGAGTCGGTCCTCACGCTCCACCCCGTCTTCGACGCGCCGCTCGACGCCTGGCTCGCCGACGTCGACCGCGGATCCGCGCCGCTCCCCCAGCTCGAGGCCGTGTACCAGAAGGTGCTCGCGAGCCTCGACGGCGACCTCTCCGCCATCGCGCACCAGCAGCTGCGCGTGCGCCGGCTCATGGCCGCCGAGCCGCAGCTGCGGTCGACGGCGGTGTCGATCGACGCGACGCGCTCGTGGGAGCTGGCCGAGCGGATCACGACGGCGTTCGGCGGCCGCATCACGGCGCAGGAGGCCCGGCTCGTGACGGAGCTCGCGGGCGTCGCGGTGCGCGCGGCCATCGACGAGTGGGCGGATGCGCGCACGGCCGGCCTCGACACGACCCTCGTCGCCTCCTACGCGGCGGTGCGCCGCCGGCTGCGCGACATCGCGGGCACCGGCGCGGCCTGA
- a CDS encoding carbohydrate ABC transporter permease, protein MSQALAVGGATSATVGDVKRTTAKAREQKGQWWRFLLIAVITLVVITPILAVLFLSTQPGQNSTETGFTMENFQRVLGGTDVMIWLGNSLVVALVTVVVSVVIAAPAGYVLSRSRSKLVSGYSLVLFVVQALPVVTAAIPLFITFSAMGLINTLQGVAIIYIGSTMSVAIWMMAAYIDSIPITLEEAAWMDGASVFGGFVRVVLRNSLPGILSTAIFSFLLAWNDYLIALLFLQDFTKYTLPIGLNTFFQQNAADWGSVMAVAVIMMLPPVLIFALLNKYFSVGGIGGSLAGR, encoded by the coding sequence ATGAGCCAGGCACTCGCGGTCGGCGGCGCCACCTCGGCGACCGTCGGCGACGTCAAGCGGACCACCGCGAAGGCCCGCGAGCAGAAGGGCCAGTGGTGGCGCTTCCTGCTCATCGCGGTCATCACGCTCGTGGTGATCACGCCGATCCTCGCGGTGCTGTTCCTCTCCACCCAGCCGGGGCAGAACAGCACCGAGACCGGGTTCACGATGGAGAACTTCCAGCGCGTGCTCGGCGGCACCGACGTGATGATCTGGCTCGGCAACAGCCTGGTCGTCGCGCTGGTGACCGTCGTGGTGTCGGTCGTCATCGCGGCGCCCGCCGGGTACGTGCTCAGCCGCTCGCGGTCGAAGCTCGTCTCCGGGTACTCGCTCGTGCTGTTCGTGGTGCAGGCCCTGCCGGTGGTGACGGCGGCGATCCCGCTGTTCATCACCTTCTCGGCGATGGGCCTCATCAACACGCTGCAGGGCGTGGCGATCATCTACATCGGCTCGACCATGTCGGTCGCGATCTGGATGATGGCGGCGTACATCGACTCCATCCCGATCACGCTCGAGGAGGCGGCCTGGATGGACGGCGCGAGCGTGTTCGGCGGGTTCGTCCGCGTCGTGCTGCGCAACTCCCTGCCGGGCATCCTGTCGACCGCGATCTTCTCGTTCCTGCTGGCGTGGAACGACTACCTGATCGCGCTCCTGTTCCTGCAGGACTTCACGAAGTACACCCTCCCCATCGGCCTCAACACGTTCTTCCAGCAGAACGCGGCCGACTGGGGCTCGGTGATGGCGGTCGCGGTCATCATGATGCTGCCGCCCGTGCTGATCTTCGCCCTGCTGAACAAGTACTTCAGCGTCGGCGGGATCGGCGGGTCGCTCGCCGGGAGGTGA